Genomic window (Spirochaetota bacterium):
TGATTTAAAATAGTAAACATTACATTTATCGATTGCCGTTACCTTCATAACTATCTCCAAAAAAAAAATTTATTTGATAAATCAATATTTGACTATGCAAATATTTGTCAAGTATTATAACATAAATTAAATCATCTTAATATATTATTATATTATTTACATATTCTTTAGCAGATCAGTTTTTTAATTAGGTAGATGGGTTATGTTAGTCTCAATTGAATTCAATTTGGTATGTTTTGTAACAAAATTCATTGTGATGCAATTGACAAAATTCATGCAGAAAAGACCTTTATTAACCGATGTTTTCATTTAATCATTTAATAAAGATGGAATATTTATTATTATTTAAAAAGGTAATTAGTTATTAAATTCCACCTAATGCCTTGATTAGCGCATGTTCGATATTATTTCTGTGATTATACCTAAATTCCAATTCTTTTATATAAAAAATAAAATTATCTGCTCCTACCCCATGATATTTTATCAACCGTTGCTTCGCATATGACCAAAATCCTTCAATCCCATTAATATACACCCTCCCATTGCTAAATCGCTTGCTTTTATCGAGTCTCTCATGTCTAAACCCATACATCACAAGCCCATCGTAACTTTTAAACTTATCT
Coding sequences:
- a CDS encoding transposase; translated protein: DKFKSYDGLVMYGFRHERLDKSKRFSNGRVYINGIEGFWSYAKQRLIKYHGVGADNFIFYIKELEFRYNHRNNIEHALIKALGGI